The genomic DNA AGGAAGAACAGCCAAAACGTCATTAACGACTTTTGGCTATTCAGGCCACTTGGAGCCTCCACCGACTCAAGGATAGTATAAATACATCCCCTGAGTCATTCTGAAGGCGTGCAAGAGATCCACTCTCCACCTTTCAATCGTCGATTTTTATAAATCCGCCATTAAAACTTCAAACGTTcggattttttgaaaactttggaTAAGGCCTTAAAACTTGGATTTGAGCATCCCAATAGTTTCcataaggtctaaggagtgttctccaatccttggtaatgattcaatcaccctctaattcatattgacagtttgaatttaaattttttatatttcaaattgcataatcTTATATGattgttgtttatggtgttttatgctTGAATATTGATCCtatgatcatttagaaactatttgGATAAGATAGAACTGATCAATCGATCTTAAAACCAAAaacttaaatttgatttttaaaatccaaaaaccGAGTTTGCTGTTCTTGAGCTAATTAATTCTGAATCACAACCCATAAAGCATCCCaccatgattgtaatgatgttggacaactgtTTGGATAATGATtgatcataattaaaaaatttaaaataaaatgaaatttttgacttcttgatttggtcaaaacgaacaaccagtgttcatgtttttgtatcaatcaagtatatgagatataaagAAGCTATTGGATAACTCATTTTCCTTCAAAACagctttaaaatcaaaaactcaatttttttttatcacaaactgttttgaacaaattaatcatcatccaggttgattgataccttgagatgatgatcaacatatttatgggagttttgtgaagctactcaaaccattggatcaaagaatccaagctaaaaacgaattaaaaaaaagtgaaccTAGGTGTTCTTGAGAACCGAGGCTTGTTAGCCTAAGACCTAGAATTTCAATAGGACCGAAAGGTCCGACCGATATTCTTGAGCTAGGAACAAGAAATCCGACTAAGGATTTTCCTCGAGGACCGATAGGTCCAACTTGGGACCGAGGATTTCAGAACCTATGATCGAGAGGTCCgacttaggaccgaggaatctCGATCCAAGATTAAGAGGTCCAAACCTAGGATTGAGGAATCTCGATCCTGGATCGAGAATTCCTAAGCCCAAGACTGAGGGACTTAGACTATAGTTAACCTAGGATCgtgaggtttatacacctcaaCCGAGGGACTTATCCTCAGGCTAACCCAAGACCACTGAGTTTATACACCCAAACCGGTAATCTCAGCCAAAGACCAAGAGTCCTTAACACCCAGACTGAGGGTCTCCGGACTCCGACCAATAAAAATGGACCCGAGCCTTAGGACTCTAGTCCTAAGgactgtttggttccactttttaaaatataaaattatttttgtaatttcggacccccaaaccattttctaaaaatcccaaaaaattagaaaaatgatttcaaaatattttttggatgttttaacaatttttttgacaaagacatgtttggtgtttatttctaaactctaaCACTCTTAAAATGACTAATGTTCTTCAGGTATAATTCTCCTCAGTgatcatcaacaacatgtatTAACAtgtaatattgttgttttaatattttaaataacgctaaaacctagaagcatgactaggaccagaagaataattggttaaaacactaaatgttatacaactaattttcaaaagccaactttataaacagagaccgtttttaaaacgggtacgaaGGATAAAGTGCGAGAGctcctttcccgagtatcaccaaactacgaattaaattaaaactctagtcaatacgtttgtatatgtataccaacttttattgattttcaaaaataattgacggatttgtttcaaaataaataatattttaaattaattatgtttaattagcAACAACGAAAGTCGACTAGATTCACAAAGACTATATGGATAGAAGATCTTGAAGTAGTTCTGagaattcaataatattttgactCGAATCCAAGTTCTTAGTTACTTCCACTATTTAAActaaagaattttttaaaaatcaaaatgtgATTTGATTACCATAAAATTctcagattatttaaaatagaacccaaaattaattactttttaattaattaaaaaaatggttaggaatcaataaaatctttttaaaaaattgacttCAAAATCATGTTTATTTCAATTCTAGTTTCAATAGTTTCTTTGACGGGGATTTCtcacactattttttttttaaaaggcaTCGATTTTCTCGTTTAAGTTAAGTCTTCTTAAGCCGCTACACACTTGTTTACTGAAGAATTTGCCTTTGCCACCCTCCAGTTCAGATTCTTTATTCCCCCAAACCGTTCATCTTTGCTTCCTTGCATACCATTTtgttaacaaaatttttttACACACAAACCGATGTTAAAATTCTCAAAACTTGAGTTTTTACGAAAACCGAAACTAAAGAATTTTTTCGAAATTACATTATAATCTCCCCCAACTGAAAAGAAACATAAGACaataaattgaaaatgattATAAAGCACCAAAGATATTGAATCATTTATGTAGTATCCAACAACTTATAAATGCCATTATAAATGATTTGAACTTTTTTGAGATTATAGATGATATATTTAGGTCTCTTTGAATATTTATCATGACAATTGATCTATGAACAATTTGTTCACATTACTTATTGAGTTGTACATATATCGAGATTAAGTCGAAAATCCCattccaaaataatttattcgtTAAAAAACGCAAATTTAGACATTGAgaagtaataaataaaaatcgtGAACAAAGAATATACTATTCATTTCAAGATTAAATGATCaacaaacttataaatatttcaattaatatatgaaaattataataaattaatataatatatatatagttaacaaacatcattttttcttttaaagttTTGTAATTatctcataaaatataatattaattaggaataaaactaatttaaaaaaagagaagaagacCGGATCTGAACTAACGGGTTTTGAATGTTTCTAACGGGTTCATTAACCCATTATAATCAAACCGATCCGGCCCGCGTTCAAACCCTAATTCCTTAGGGTTTCGTTAACAAGATAAAAGAAGTCACATTTCCAATTTTCTGTGTTTTTCAGATTGGAAGCGCAGAGAGCGGCTAGAGAGCGAGGAAGGTAAAGATGAAGTACAACCCAAGAGTAACCAGCTCCCGCCGGAAGAACAGAAAGGCGCATTTCACAGCGCCGTCGAGCGTTCGTCGTGTGCTGATGAGCGCCCCACTCTCTTCAGATCTAAGGACCAAGTACAACGTTCGATCTATGCCAGTAAGAAAGGACGACGAGGTTCAGGTTGTCCGTGGAACCTACAAGGGTCGTGAAGGAAAGGTTGTCCAGGTTTACAGGAGAAAATGGGTTATCCATATCGAGCGCATCACCCGTGAGAAGGTAAATGGTTCGACTGTCAATGTTGGTATCAATCCATCTAAGGTTGTTGTTACAAAGCTGCGCCTCGACAAGGATCGTAAGTCTCTCCTAGACAGGAAGGCGAAGGGCCGTTCTGCAGCTGACAAGGACAAGGGTACTAAGTTCACTGCTGAGGATGTCATGCAGAATATCGATTAATCGTCTCTTCTATCGGTATTATCTTATGTTTGATTGAGCTTTTACTTTTGCTACATTTTAGGTTTCTTTCTGGATTGTCTTGGTTgtttaatgatattttgaatCTTGAAATCATGGTTTTACTCAGATTTATATATTGTTAGCAGTGACTTTGTTTTTGATATAACGCTTATATCAATGTTTTGCTATTGTGATGTGATGTTATGTGATTCTGCTCTGTTTTGTGTTTGTCTGTTTAATCATCCTATATTGGATATCAAAGACCTAAGCTTTAGCTTATATTGATGAAGGCTGCTCATAGTTCTTTAGATTTTGCATATTGATTTGGAAAAAAACTGCAAATTGTTGGTATTGGTTCTGTTTTATTTAGGAAGATAGTTCTTTAAAATTGATTGGCTATGTCaaaaccctaatagttttatatGTTATTACTACTTTGCTTCAGGAAAAGGGTTTGAACCAAGATTTTAATAGTTGggtaaagattattttcaaCTCGACAAAGCTCATttgtgcaatatatatatatttgaccaTTGAATGATATAGGCTGTTGTGAATATCTTCCACTGAAATAGAGTTTAGCAAAGATACAAACGTTTACTCTATTTGAAATTCAGCCATTTATGATGGATGAATTGCTCTTTGTCCCATAATCATTCATTATGTTTTCTCTTTTGTTTATGTTCTCTAAAACATGAAATGATTGAGTTAGTTTATCAGACAATGGTGTAAAGTGGTTCTTGTGAAGTACTTTCTACATGATAAATAACTCTCCCTGGCCTTTACAAATTGTTGTCAATTATAGTCCTTGAAAGAGCATGAATGTCTTACAGCAACAGGATGCATTCTTTTAACCTAATTTGAGCCTTGGAACAGATTCTGATTGTGCCTATTTAGAAAATtgcaaaaattcaaattttaaagtttttagcATAAGATTTGTTATGGACCATGATGTGAATTTTGTTGCTTCCATTGttattcaaattgttttttattttttgcatCATTGTCcaaatttgtgtttattttgtcAACTACATacattagtttttattttctgaGTTTTAACCGAGCCATATGGTGGTATGCCTATGGCCATAAGGGATTTTCTATTGTTgacaaaagtttgaaaattataaatcatttaaaactttaaaatgaaGTACTTTTGAACatttagtttaaattcaaaataattattcaattggGTTATAGTAAGTTTCACTTTGTTATCAAAAAGATGTTTTGGAAATcacaatatattttcttttttattcttaagAACTTGTGAGATTTAATGCTAATAACATCAAATagtgttaatatatttattacactCAACTAATATTTGGAATACAATTAACTTGAAACTGTTTAATAGGTTTTGAGATTAAATTGAACATATTATGAAGTTCATTGACAAGTTATATGATCATACAAAAACTCccaagaaaaaaaatggaatttaaAGCTGTATGGATCTCAATAAAAGATTATCATAGATGAATCTTAATCAAAGATTCAAATCAACATTATGGAGTTAAAACCATCACTAAGCTCTAATGTAATACACAATTAATTTTCGCTTGTTTGTTCAACAGGTTTAATTTTCACTTGTGTGTTCAACAGGTTTAATCGGTCCTAATTAAATTCGattttaccttttattttacagACCGGTATTGATATAGGTTTTACTGGTTCTAGTTCTATTGGTTCCGGTCAATTAACCGGGactgataatttaattttttaaattaagtattaattttatttaaaatatatatttttttaaatcatttttatatatgttataatattttatattatatttttctcccGGTTTAATACCATCTCtctttatgtattttaaatatttaatatataaatttttttaaatatatttaaaaatatgttataatatattatattattataataatataatatattttaagagtttttatttgtatatttatctatataaattataatttaaaattaaaaaataatatatatatatatattaaaaaatataaatatataaaaatataatcagCCGAAAATTGAtccgtttaaccggtaaaaatcGATTAATCAGAATCGTTAAAATCGGTAAAACGAAACTCGTAAGTTATCGGTTAAAATTTGCATATAGTATTGTTGCAAATCAAGCaactcatttttttaactattatttttcttaaagaaATCTGCAATGTATTGCAAGTAATCTAAGAAGCCCAACTTAATTTTTAACACATGTTTATAACTATTctaagtttatattataataaaattgaaaggattttttttttaagaatccAATGACCGGAATTAAATACCAATCCTGTGAAAGATCATTATCCATAATATCTTTCTAATTTTATGGATTGTCACACAAttcattatttatcaaaaaaaaaaaaacaaatgttaattattctttttacaGATATCAAAATTTACTGTCAATCtctaataatatatgtatatttataaatattacgttattattaaatattgtgctaaactaaactatttattttttaaataaaacaatttgcATTGATTTTAATGAATGcgaaaatcaaaaaaaataaagtagaactCATCtagaacaaaaaataataaagttcaTTATTAAGTTATCGAAATTAtaactcaaaaacataaaatagaTCACGAATACTTGTGATCCTCTAAAATCAATGTAAATAACTGATTATATAAATTCGGATGATCCCAGTATTTCCTAAGCAAAAGAGAATCTAGACCAATAATGATGATTTATTGACCTAACAAATATGTTAGCATGAATAGAAAACAATAAACTATGTTAACctaaaaatgtcaaattaaaCATGCAATTAATGACAATAATAGTAAGACACTAAGGTCACCACCCTAGGTCCTTTGTCTAATCAATCTAGTACTTGATGTCATCTATATTTCCATTAGAGGTCCACAATTTCATGACATGTTAGACTACCCACAGCAGGgtgtcaaattttttcatttaacacccTGCCACGTCAGCTTAACACCTCTTTTAACACCCACTTTTTAACATGTCATACAGCAGCGTGTTATTCaaggtatcaaaattactttttcactttctctcacttccacatcatttaaacatatacataattttatttggtaattttttaaatagtgtttttaaAACTCTAATCGAGAGTTGTTCCAAATTTATTCCAAATGTGCATGACAAGATCTTTCTTCAATTGAATATGTTGTATATTTGGGTTTTGAAGGTTGATTTGGGAAGTAATTTGGAAAGAAGTTGTGGTTTTGTGAAGGAtccatgaaagagtttgaagatttcaaaagaaaggtgatacaaataaggatgataatatggtagaaaatttctgaaattttttggtgtccaaatgacacaaaccaagtctctatttatagatcgtgaaaaataaaaaatattgatataattttttttttttttttattgatcaattattattaaaatgtatttttaaaataagaaaattaaaatcaaaagtaaatattaaactGCCACATGGCAGCGTCTCATTGGCCAAACAAAATTTGACACCCGTATCAAATTTTGACACCCAAAATTTGATCCCCATTTTTGCCCCCCTGCTGCCTCCCACCCTCCTCTTTTGACACCCAATTAACACCTGATTTGCTCCCCTGCTGCGGCTGGTCTTATATAGGGCGGGcccattattaaatatttaatatgttttgatttaaatattttcttaaaaaaaagttttgaaaaaaaaaattactaatgtacactttttattttatggaGTTTATTTCGATTAACATAATTATCTTAAATGAGAATCGAACGGATAGAAATtcacttcttttatttttatttttaatttgattcatGCAATTTTTATATTGAACTCTTTTACAGTTTAACTCGCAAGTAAATTAGCCAAAACTTATCCCCATTTCTAGCCTAGCGATAACAAGAGCATAATATTCTCACCTTAAGGTCCTGAATTCGAGTCTGTCAGGCGAcaagttctgcgtctggttaaatggttaagtatgtttgtgAGCTACATGTTTTAtctgttgggaattttgaaatgaagattacttttatactgtaatctagcaatgtaAGATGGGTAAATTcacaggttatccaagtctaaaaacagaagatcaaacacagaacaaaacaacaccagatttacgtggaaaaccctctcaacctggagggtaaaaaaccacggggccaatcagcaaatttcactataagcaagaaacatatacaaatgttcttctcaactttaaacccaaagttgaggcatacaaacagagaaaaccagaTTCATCCAGActtaagctagtctagatataagataacaagagattgaaacctgaaggtgaaaatgtaagagatccactgcctccttctcttcttcttcctctgtttcttctcttctttgcagaatagcttctctctctagaagtgatggaatgagcagcattcttagggttttgcttgttttattagatgcctaattgggctggacccaaaggcccaacaatctccccctccagcccacggagagaggtaaaccgatcttcaagtcatcacttggtattcatgccgacaagccgacaacagagctcgagcttgtcttttggaacaatcttcgtaaacatgtctgacgggttcttatccgtgtggattttcttcaacttcatctgctggttttctattacatctcttaaccaatgaaacctcacatcaatatgcttagttctggaatgatatgtagcattcttgctcaaatctatggcactctggctatcacagaaaacaactgcatcttcttgttgcataccaagctccaAGAGAAATCTAATCAACCACAATAGCTCTTTACCAGCTTCAGTGGCTgcaatgtattctgcttctgtggttgacaaagccacacatttctgcagtttggattgccatgacacggctccccctgcaaaagtaaacacataacctgaagtggattttctgtgatccagatctccagccatatcagaatcagTGTAACCTTCTAGCACAtgttcaccatttccaaaactcaaacacaaattggaagtgcctcttagatatctaagaatccatttcactgcttcccaatgttgttttcctggattagaaAGGAATCTgcttaccacaccgactgcataagctatatctggcctagtgcaaaccattgcatacatcaaactccctacagctgaggagtatggcacacttgacatttcatccttttctttttctgttgatggacacaacttcttgctcaatttcaaatggctaggaagtggacaacttactttctttgctccttgcatgttgaatctttcaagcaccctttcaatgtacttctcttgtgacaaccaaagtctcctagcctttctgtcacgagtaatcttCATGCCCAATATCTGGCGTGCTTGACCcatgtctttcatttcaaatatcTTGGACATCTCTTTCTTCAACATAGCTATAAACAGAGCATCCTGTCctgcaatcaacatatcatcaacataaagtaaaaggattataaattttccattaggaaatcttttgaagaaaacacatggatctgccttggttttctggtacccatgactcatcataaaggagtcaaat from Impatiens glandulifera chromosome 9, dImpGla2.1, whole genome shotgun sequence includes the following:
- the LOC124914767 gene encoding 60S ribosomal protein L26-1, yielding MKYNPRVTSSRRKNRKAHFTAPSSVRRVLMSAPLSSDLRTKYNVRSMPVRKDDEVQVVRGTYKGREGKVVQVYRRKWVIHIERITREKVNGSTVNVGINPSKVVVTKLRLDKDRKSLLDRKAKGRSAADKDKGTKFTAEDVMQNID